From Shewanella psychrophila, a single genomic window includes:
- the bfr gene encoding bacterioferritin — MKGNQEVIDTLNQLLTGELSAMDQYFVHGLMYEDWGLNELHTRISHESDDERGHAAKLVQRILFLEGTPDVASREALNIGKNTQEMLQNDLNYEYQVADNLRKAIALCEQKQDYQTREILAVLLEETESDHMHWIEKQLGLIGRVGLQNYLQSMM; from the coding sequence ATGAAAGGCAACCAAGAGGTTATCGATACACTCAACCAGCTGCTGACTGGTGAGCTATCGGCAATGGATCAGTATTTTGTTCATGGTTTGATGTATGAAGATTGGGGACTGAATGAGCTTCATACGCGAATATCCCATGAGTCCGATGATGAGAGAGGCCACGCCGCTAAGTTAGTGCAGCGTATTTTATTTCTAGAGGGGACTCCCGATGTTGCCAGTCGCGAAGCACTCAATATTGGTAAGAACACTCAGGAGATGCTACAAAATGATCTCAATTATGAATATCAAGTTGCCGATAATTTGCGTAAGGCGATAGCTTTATGTGAACAGAAGCAAGACTATCAGACTCGTGAAATCTTAGCGGTTCTGTTAGAGGAGACTGAATCGGATCATATGCATTGGATAGAGAAACAGCTTGGCCTTATCGGTCGGGTCGGTTTGCAAAACTATCTTCAATCTATGATGTAA